The region ACTCCCGCAGCGGGCACTCCGGTGCCGGCGCCCATGCCCGGGACCGTTATCAGCATCAAGGCGCAGACCGGCCAAAAAGTCCAACAGGGCGAGGTATTGGTGATCCTGGAGGCCATGAAGATGGAGAATGAGATCACAGCGCCGGTCCAAGGGGTAGTCGCACAAATCATTGCCGTCAAGGGTTCATCTGTCTCCACCGGGGATGTCCTTGTCGTCATTCAATAGCGGGGTGAGCAAATAATGTTTTTCGAAGCGATCCAAACCATCTGGTCCGATTCGGGCCTGATTGCCCTGACCTGGCAGCACGGCCTGATGATTGGAGTGGCCTGCGTCCTTATCTATCTGGCG is a window of Hydrogenispora ethanolica DNA encoding:
- a CDS encoding biotin/lipoyl-containing protein, coding for MKYIVTINNQNYEVEVEKGQASVVKTTETAAPSVPPAPVAVQAAPAPAPAQLAAVNGTPAAGTPVPAPMPGTVISIKAQTGQKVQQGEVLVILEAMKMENEITAPVQGVVAQIIAVKGSSVSTGDVLVVIQ